Part of the Hevea brasiliensis isolate MT/VB/25A 57/8 chromosome 16, ASM3005281v1, whole genome shotgun sequence genome is shown below.
GTTGTCGTTTGCAGTGGGCATTTCACTGAACCTCGTGTTGCTGAAATACCAGGTAGTTCATTTCTTCTGTTGAATTTTGGGTTGGCTTTGGTTTTGCTTGTTTGATTGGATTGAGATTGTTGCTTTTTTATACGAATATTCATTTTTGGTTGATGGGTATCATTCTTTTTATTGATCTTTCTTTATTTGCAATAGAGGATTACTCATATCATGGAAACTAAAGGTTTTTAAATTAAGTTTTTTCactgtttttatatttttataattttgtattatttaaggaaaagaaaatatatttttttaaggcATTTGAATTTCAATTCATCCATTTGATGCTAAGAATGACGATAGTTCCCGGCACTGGTTATCCCGCCTCACTCTTACCCTGACATGGAGGGAAGCACGGGATAAAACCCAcccataatatattattttttattaaaaattaattattttatgtatttaaatatcataattttaataatatatatatatatatatgtttcgaatttataattttaacttataatttattttttaatgaataAGCTTATTATGTATAAtgctaaattaaaagaaaaatctcCCCGTGGAAACCTGCTCCGCCCATCACCCGTCAGGGAAATTACCGTCCCGCTTCAATCCTCTATGGGGCGGGGACGATTAAGGTAAAATTGTTAAATTGGAGTCAATTTTAATGGATTactttttgttattatttttggATTCTTTTATCAATAACTGATTAGGAATATTAGTTGTCTTAGTTGGATGTCATTACagggaaaaaaaatatatatatatatgataactCTTTTCAGGCATCAGTTCTTGGCCGGGGAAGCAAATGCATAGCCACAATTACCGTGTTCCAGAGCCGTTCCAAGATCAAGTATGTGTCAGAACTCTACTTCTCAATCTTATTGTTTTATAAATTTCTACATTTTGGTAAAGAATGTCATTACGTCAATGCTGCTGCATTTTGTGGACTTGCTTTGTAAAATTTTTAGCTTTGTGCATACTGCATACATCCATAATGGTATAAATTACAAGTATTCTTACTTGCTTAGTAACTTTAGTAAAGCTACCTCTTGCTCGATAATTTTGTCTAATCGGCACATTAGAAGAAGTCTTCAAAACATTCAGGTATATAACTAATGCACAATTGGAGGAATAAAACAGAATTTCAACACAAGCATGCCCTTTCCTGATAGAATGTCTTACACATGCATCAGTTTTGTGAGATGCACACCCTTCTGCCAATAAATGAAATGTGAAAAATCCTAGCTTATGTCCTATTACtattttgtttttttcttttttactctcATGTGCTCACAAAATATCCAATCATGTTTCTTTCTCTTTTTGATAGATATATATTGATACTGTCACGCTGATCCTGTTTAACAGGTGGTAATTTTGATTGGGAGTGCAGCAAGTGCTGTTGATATATCCAGGGAAATTGCTCACTTTGCCAAAGAGGTCCATGTCGCCTCAAGATCTGTTGCAGATGAAACATATCAAGAACAACCTGGATATGACAACATGCGGCTTCATTCTGCGGTAAGTCGCCCAGATTAACAGTTAGGGGGTTTATCATAAGAAGTTTGTGGAGGTTGGAGATTACTTTTGACTTTGATGCTGGGAAAATTGCTTGATCTAAAATGGCAATAGTTAATTAATGCAGATAGAATGTGTCCGTGATGATGGTTCTGTGGTCTTCCAAAATGGGAGAGTTGTCCTAGCTGACATCATTCTACATTGCACCGGGTACTTCTAATTTGATTCTTTTTAGAAATAACAAACTCACACACAGACATTGTGATGTATAAAATAGAAATGAAGCTGAGTTTTAGTTGTGGTTGCCCTATCTTTAAAGGTACAAGTATCACTTCCCTTTTCTTGAAACCAATGGCATTGTGACTGTGGATGATAATCGTGTTGGTCCATTATACAAGCATGTTTTCCCACCAGTTTTGGCCCCATGGATTTCATTTGTTGGGTTACCATGGAAGGTTCTACTCCGCTTGATGTCATAATGCTTTCTTCGACGTGATATTCAGCATTTAACTGTAAAACTAATACTCTGCTGGTGACTGGTGCTAGGCTGTCCCTTTCCGAATGTTTGAACTTCAAAGCAAGTGGATTGCTGGTGTTTTATCAGGTAGGGTCGCACTCCCATCACAAGAGGAGATGATGGAAGATACTGAAGCCTTCTACCTGTCACTTGAAGCTTCAAACATTCCAAAAAGATACACTCATAACATGGCTGATTCCCATGTAAGCCTTATGTACCACATTTTCTTTGTTATAGTCTATGAGGTAGTTCCCTACACAAAATTCCTTTTGGTACATGTCCATTTATCATCATCTGGCTAGGATTGTGAATTTGTGAAGTCTTCACTTAATTTCCTAGTGATGGTACATTAGCAGAGATCTTGCTGGCAATTAAAATTGATTCTGTTACTCTTTCCACCTGATTGTATGTATTCTATTTTTTGTATGACTTGTTGTGCATGCTTAGCCTTTTGAAAAATAAGCTTTGTTTATCAATGGCTTACTCAGGCAACATAAGCATAGTTCTCTCTATTGTAGATACTAGGATTCAAATTTCAATGGCTCATGGCTGCCACATTTTATTGAGGCAACTTTTTCTGTTAATTTATTGGATGCAATCTTGATGTCTTTGTTTGCTTGTATACTGTTATTCTCATCTTTTCTCTTGCATGTCTGTTTGCAGTTTGAGTATAGCAACTGGCTTGCCGCTCAGTGCGGGTGTGAAGGGTTTGAAGAGTGGAGAGAGCAAATGTATCATGTGAGTTGGAACAGCATGCTCCTCAGACCAGATACGTATCGTGATGAATGGGAAGAGGACCTCCTGATCTCGAAAGCCAACGAGGACTTCGCTAAATACACTGCAAAATGATTTACTAGAAGCCAACCATTGAAAATTTCGAGACTGATTTACAAACAGTTCCATTTCTGAATAAAGCAGCTTGTAGCCATTGGATAAGACCTAGTGGGAATAGAAAAGAGCTCAAGAAATATACCTGACATGGAGATAATGAAAGAAATGAATAAGTGAAGGGGATCAAACTAGTCCACGCATAATAAGCTCAAAGGAGTCTCCATTCTCATTCGACTACTTGTATTTAAAGATTCCTTCAATTTAAGCTGAGAACAAAGAATATTAAAATGGTTGTTTGTCTGTTCACAGGAACCACACAATCATGTTCAGGCGAAAAAAGGGGATGATGGAAATGGAGAGATCATGATATTAGCAGGGAGAAAAGAGATGCAcgagtttaaaaaaataaataaattgaaaaaaaaaaattatgcaccAGCCGGGAATCGAACCCGGGTCTGTACCGTGGCAGGGTACTATTCTACCACTAGACCACTGGTGCACTTGTCTGCAATACTAAAAATGTATTTATTGACCCTAACAGATATATTTTGAACATTAAATGCACCGAATTGATAGTTGAATGGAATTGGAAACTGAGATCTCCAATTTTCTCCAACAATTAAATTAGGCCAACAGAATTGCAGGTGCATTTCTACAAAATCATGCCTTTTGCCATCAGCCTAATAATGGCATCTCTCATGTCACGTTTCTAGCCTACCATTCTCCCACGCCAACtgtattttttgtttttatttttattcaaataGATTGATTCATTAAAAAATTGCCCACAATTAGAATCCCTAATTTTCAAGCTTATGATGCAAATCATTGCATCATATCCCAATAAGTTTATACAATAAAATCATTCGGTTTATTAAAAAACATAGATTTTCTGATAGCAACATAGTAAGATATTAATTTCAAAGTGAattcaattttatatttataaatccaAATGATATCTAAgcttaattttgaaatttatcaatttaaatttCATTCTCATCAACACTCCGAAAAATATTTACTTAATTTAAATGAGCATTAAATTAATCTAGttacaattaataaattaaacagAAAGCAAAAGAAAATtggataaatttaaattaaagttttTTACTTTATTTGACTAAAAGGCTTCCCATCATAGGCTAAGTGTTTCCATTTATATATTTctaattgttttcttttttttttttttttggttatgtTAGCTAAACCAATATGGATAAATATtatacttaataataataataacttgtcCAAAAGACAGCAACCTTGTTGTAAAGAAATGATTTTGTAGCTAACCAAACCCGTACAAGTTTCATCATTGAGGGAAAGATTTAAGGAGAGgactttgaagaaatggaaactaTTATTGGATGCGTCTGGTTTCATTTGCGACAAACACAGCAAAGATTTTGTTTGCTGATGATGCCTCATTTTGATGAGGGGGATCTCAGTTCTTCTCCTCTACATGCCACCCTATACAACTCTTACCATCCCAGCAATGATGACTAGCCACGTCACCCAAAGGACTGCTCATAGTCAATGGATTTCTCACCGCTCTTTGCTTACGTGTCAAATGCATGTAGTACCCTAAACTTTGATAGtatcaataaaaaattaaatcttgAAAATTAGCAAGGCATTGCACGACCAACCTtgcagagagagagggagagagagagagagagggacagTTTGAGAACGAGGAGGAGAGCTTTGGAGTTTCCTCAAGATTGGTTTGGCATAATCGCCCCCTTAATTATTTCATCTTCGGCCATTCCAAAGGATTAACCTAAAGCCAAACTTTCATTTCTTTTGTGTTCAGTCTCTGCCATATCTATTAATCTCAGCttctgtttgttttttttttttttactgcctTTCTAATCTTATGGGCGCAGTGTCTATAAACACTTATCATTCTCGTTCTCTTGCTCTATATATAAGCTGAAAAACAAAGATCCTTGCTTTTTTCTCTCGCTACAGCTGCAGCACATATCTTCATTTTCTTCGTTTAGTGTGTTAGTGGAATAAATGGCAAATGCATCTGGATTATTTACCCCTTCAGTTCCAAGCCTAAAGAGGAGGATTAGACCTTCAATAGGGATTATTGGATCTGGGTTTTTCTCCTCCTATAGAATATCGAAGAGGGTATTTTGCTCCGGCGCCATTGAAGGTGCAGAGAAGCTTTCTAGTTCTCAATCTCGAATACCCAGGTGAGTGTTTAGGTGATTGACTAACTTGTTTGTTATATATATTCAAATAGTCCTATGTGTGGGTTTTGATTGTGTTAGCTTGCTTGCTCAAATGGTTAATTGGTATAAATTTCTTGGACGGATCTTTCCTGTTTGTTCTGCTTTGCTTGTTTGACAATAGAATTGAAagcaatcaatttttttttttctccagaaAAGAAAAACGAGCACAGGTGTCGTGGATAAGAATTTTAAGTTAAGCACAAGGGTTAATTATTAGTCTTGTTAGGTTCAGATTGGATACTTTAAAGAAATGCGGATTATGTTAAAGTCATTGGATGAAAGTCATTGTACTGTACAACTTTGCAAGAATCTTTAAAGTTCATATTGGAGTAGGAGTTTGGTTTAACCAGGTCCTAGAAAGTTGAGAGTTGAATGAACTTATTGGACTCATGGATTATTGATTATTTAGCCAGTAGTGATTATTAGTTGTAAGAGGTTGTATTAATTTATGGTATTGAAAAGAATGAATTATGTATCAGATTCATTCTTTGATGAATCTGATACTGAAACAATTTGATCTGCTGAGTGAACAAAGATTAATCCAAGGTTTCCAACATTCTAAATGTCCCTAGGTAGATTGAATGTGTACTTGGTAACTTCATGAACTCAATAACTATATGCTGGGTTTCAAGTGTGGGAATACGTACTCAACAAAATTTGGCTGACTGGAAAGCAGGGAATAATCAAAATTTGGAGTCTCAGGGGTGCCAGCTTAAGAGAAAACTGACTATCCAACCAAAGTCAAGGGAGGCCACAGCCCCCCTTGGTCTCCCTTTAATCCAGCACAGTAAACAAGCTTTGGTTTAAGATGACACTGTGGGAAAAAACATGGAAAATTAGTTTCTGAGATTTATTATGTTAGCCAtggctatttaattgcaattagttGAAGTGTTGAACtttgtttcattttattttgtGGATTTGTGGAGTATTCTCTAATTTGACATTTGCTTATTAGCACAGATATGGTGGGTTGGGAAAGTTTAAAAATCATATGCGTATGGATTAGGTATTTGTAGGGTTTGGATGTAGATCACGTGTGGCCAGTGGGTTGGTTGATATTTCAACTGAGGTATCTTGATTGTTAAATTTTTTTCATGAATGTTATTTTGAATCATGTGCATTTTGGAGCTGAAGTTGTTTTGAAGTGAAGAAAATCAATTCACCAATTTGATCTTCTTCCTTTTGCTTACTGTAACTTTAATATGTAGTTTACTCCTTCCATAGATCAAATTGTATTTCATTGATTACCATGACATTTGGGTGAGTAGCTGTCTAATATCCCTGTTGATGTGGGTAACTTCTTCCTAGTTTGTTCCAAAGTtaattagtataaatatttttagcCTTGAGTTTTCTAAAGATTATCATCTGGGTCTATTACAGTTTGTGTACTGTAAAATTGAGCATTTCTAGCTATTCTCTGGCGGggtgtgtgtgtgtttgtgtgtgtgtTCTATTCTTGTGTCCTGTCTGTGCAAGAGGCACCCTGGGATAAATGTCTCATATAAACCAAAGGATTGATGATTTTTGTTTTCCAATCATAATCGTATTTGCTTTAGTTCTCTTTCACCCCTGTTAATTCAAGCACTGTATTTGCACAGGCTTATTAGTAAAGGCTGCAAGCTAGTTGGAAGTGGCTCAGCAGTACCCACTCTTCAGGTTTCAAATGATGATCTTGCAAAAATAGTTGATACAAATGATGAATGGATATCTGTTCGAACTGGGATTCGCAATCGAAGAGTTCTTACAGGTCAGTCCTTACTTGTGTGCATTTGTGTCGTATCTGCAATGGCCATGAACAGTCTAACATATAGGCCTGTAACTCAGATTCTTGATCACAATGTTTGAAAGCTGATTTTGAGCCTAGGTGAAGGGCTTTCATCTTGATGGCTTTAGGCTTTGAGCCATGGAAGTTGTACTTGTCTTGGTTGACGTGTCATCATATGATGGCCATTTCTGGTTTCCTGCTTTATGATATCTCTTAATAGATAAACTGGGCATCTCAGTATGTTTTTAGGGTGAAGCGTCTCCAAAGCGAACTATCTAATGGTTGCTGGATTACAAAACATCAATGTTGTAGTATGGTAGTGATCAAAAGATGATTTGTGTTTCCACAAGCATTATCGGTCTCCTTATCTATGGCTGGTTGTTTACAATGTGGAAGGTGCTCTTGTTTTGTTCAATTCTCTTGCTCTGCAAGAGGTTATTAATTTGATTCCAGCACCACTTTTACAGGCAAAGATAGCTTGATTTCTCTAGCTGCAGAGGCAGCTAGTAAGGCTCTTCAGATGGCAGAAGTGGAGCCTGATGATGTGGACCTAGTCTTGATGTGCACATCTACACCAGAAGATCTTTTTGGTAGTGCTCCTCAGGTACAGGTTTACAAAATGTGCACATCCCTAAATTTGATGTAGATGGATATACAGTAGTTTTTATATTTGAGGATTTGCTGTATGGATTTCCTGTTCTTTGTGGTCTGTTTAATGCTGCATTTGTGTGGACAGTGGACCCAAAAAAGGGGGTTTTGTTCTCACAATAAAATAGCCATGCGCAGATGTACATTTTCATGTGAACCTCTGAACATGTATTGAACTCTTGATGTGTTTACTATTTATATCGTTTACTGCATTGGGCTTTTATGTGCTTCCCATATCTAGatgttttcattaattttttagtgGCCATTTTAGTTTGATTCTAAACGCATATTCAGATTTCAGAAGAGCTTTTATTCTTGCTGAATTTTTAGCTAGGTTTGGGTTTCACTTCAGTTGCATGGCATCACCAAAATTGAACCCATGTAGCAGCCTGGCCTACAATTCCAATATTTTCTCTAGCAGTAATAACATCCTCCAAAATGTCCTTGCATAG
Proteins encoded:
- the LOC110631815 gene encoding flavin-containing monooxygenase FMO GS-OX-like 4 isoform X1, yielding MAMGHQLRPLAIVSASSMPTSLISRNVAVIGAGASGLVAARELRREGHKVVVFERENQIGGTWVYDPRVEPDPLSLDPNRLIIHSSLYSSLRTNLPREVMGFRDYPFIAKTDKTRDPRRYPGHREVLFYLQDFAREFEIEDMVRFETEVVYVGLVEGSKKWKVRSKKKRGDNDVEVASDFRFFDEIYDSVVVCSGHFTEPRVAEIPGISSWPGKQMHSHNYRVPEPFQDQVVILIGSAASAVDISREIAHFAKEVHVASRSVADETYQEQPGYDNMRLHSAIECVRDDGSVVFQNGRVVLADIILHCTGYKYHFPFLETNGIVTVDDNRVGPLYKHVFPPVLAPWISFVGLPWKAVPFRMFELQSKWIAGVLSGRVALPSQEEMMEDTEAFYLSLEASNIPKRYTHNMADSHFEYSNWLAAQCGCEGFEEWREQMYHVSWNSMLLRPDTYRDEWEEDLLISKANEDFAKYTAK
- the LOC110631815 gene encoding flavin-containing monooxygenase FMO GS-OX-like 4 isoform X2 produces the protein MAMGHQLRPLAIVSASSMPTSLISRNVAVIGAGASGLVAARELRREGHKVVVFERENQIGGTWVYDPRVEPDPLSLDPNRLIIHSSLYSSLRTNLPREVMGFRDYPFIAKTDKTRDPRRYPGHREVLFYLQDFAREFEIEDMVRFETEVVYVGLVEGSKKWKVRSKKKRGDNDVEVASDFRFFDEIYDSVVVCSGHFTEPRVAEIPGISSWPGKQMHSHNYRVPEPFQDQVVILIGSAASAVDISREIAHFAKEVHVASRSVADETYQEQPGYDNMRLHSAIECVRDDGSVVFQNGRVVLADIILHCTGGIVTVDDNRVGPLYKHVFPPVLAPWISFVGLPWKAVPFRMFELQSKWIAGVLSGRVALPSQEEMMEDTEAFYLSLEASNIPKRYTHNMADSHFEYSNWLAAQCGCEGFEEWREQMYHVSWNSMLLRPDTYRDEWEEDLLISKANEDFAKYTAK
- the LOC110631815 gene encoding flavin-containing monooxygenase FMO GS-OX-like 4 isoform X3, whose amino-acid sequence is MAMGHQLRPLAIVSASSMPTSLISRNVAVIGAGASGLVAARELRREGHKVVVFERENQIGGTWVYDPRVEPDPLSLDPNRLIIHSSLYSSLRTNLPREVMGFRDYPFIAKTDKTRDPRSGHFTEPRVAEIPGISSWPGKQMHSHNYRVPEPFQDQVVILIGSAASAVDISREIAHFAKEVHVASRSVADETYQEQPGYDNMRLHSAIECVRDDGSVVFQNGRVVLADIILHCTGYKYHFPFLETNGIVTVDDNRVGPLYKHVFPPVLAPWISFVGLPWKAVPFRMFELQSKWIAGVLSGRVALPSQEEMMEDTEAFYLSLEASNIPKRYTHNMADSHFEYSNWLAAQCGCEGFEEWREQMYHVSWNSMLLRPDTYRDEWEEDLLISKANEDFAKYTAK